Part of the Nostoc sp. ATCC 53789 genome, ACTTGAGGCAAAACCTTAGGTAAGACTGAAGTCAAAGTAGAATTAACTTTTTTTGGTACAGAAGCAATATTTTTCTTCTGATTTAAAGCTATGCGAGGTGTTGAAAGTTTTCGTCCTGCTAGCGATGCAGTCGGTAGCTTAGGCAAGATAGGAACAGGTTTTCCAGTCCCAGATGTTTTAGGTATTCCCGAAACCGTCTGTCCAAAAATTTGGGCAAACGGGTCAGTCCGATCTTTTGATACTAGAATTAACGGTGCCCGCTCTGTAGGATTAGTGGATTGAATCAAGTTAACAGATGCAGGAGTAACTTGTGAAACCTGTTTGGCAGGTATCACTGGATTCTTAAAGGATTGAGCCGTTGGTGGGGACTTTGCTACTATTTTAGGAATCGGCGCAGGATTGACAGCTTGTTGTGTATCTTCAGAAGCACATCCAGCGATCGCTAAGATTAAAATAGCTGCAATTGTAATTTTTGAATTTCTGCCCATGAGCTGTTCTCAAAAGCCATTGGAAAATTGAAAAATGGAAATATACATGCCTAAAATTTGTATCAAAGGCAAAGTATGTTACCTTTATAACCTAATTTTTTACATTTCAAGGGTTATTTTTAACACTAACAGCCCAGCATAACTGCGGATTTAGTTTATTTGCAGTTAATCGTCTGCTACACCCATCAGCTGTTTCATCAAATCCAGACCTTTCTTGACTCTACGGGAAACTGTCACGACACTTATCCCGAGATGTTCTGCAACTTGTTTTTGTGTCAAATCTTGTAAAAATACGCATTCCAAGACATCACGGGTGCGTTGTTCGAGTTGAACCAATGCTTGTTGCAAACGAAGTTGGTCTTCTTGTGCCAATTGAAAGCTGCGATAGTGAGGATCAGGAACCAATTCTCCCAAACAAGTAGAACCTTCTTCTCCATCTTGGATTGGCACATCAAGACTCAAGGGAGCGCGATTTATCCACGCTAACTTAATTTCTTGCCATTCGTTTGGAGAAATTTCTAGCGCTGTTGCTAATTCGGTATCTGTTGGTTGGCGATTATGCTTTTCACGCCAAGAACGTGACACTCCTATTGCTTGCTGTTGGAGTGCTAACCACTTCCGAGGAATTCGCACGGTGACACCTTTATCTCGGAGATAGTGTTGAATTTCACCTCGAATATAAGGAAGAGCATAGGAACTAAAGGCATGTCCCTTGGAAAGTTCAAATTTTTCAATCGCTCTGATTAAACCCAAACATCCAACCTGGAGCAAATCATCGTAGGTTTCATGACATTGATTCGTCCAGTAGTGAGCTTCTTTTCTCACAAGTCCAAAATTGAGTTTTACCAGTTGATTGCGAACATTTTCTGACCGAGATTGCTGATATTCTCGCAACAACTGCCAAATTTCATGTTTTAGTTCATTGGTGACTGTGGTAGGCATAGCACCGTGCTTATTGAGTAAATTAACAATCAATTACTCACTTTTAAATTCAGTTGCGATTGTGCGATATTAAACAGAATATCGCGCTATATGTAATAGCAATTACTATGGGATTAACAACTTTTTTTAGGCAAAATCCCAATAGAATTACTTGACAACCGCGCAAAATTTAAATGGGTGAAGTTGATATTTAGTTTGTTATTTATCTTTGGGATAATTTGTAGCTATTTTTAGAACTACATAGAAATAAAATATAAAATTAATCACTAAATCTCAAACCGAGATTGTACGTAACTTTAATTAATTAATGGTGAAGCTAATTTCCAAAAACAAAACAACAATAGTCAAAATTTTATTAGATAGTAAAAGTTTGATTTACAGTAAAATTACCTGTCCATTCAACCGAAATTCAGCTAACAATTAAAAATAACTAATAATATTTGAAAAATAGTATGTATATTTACGCAAGCAAATACAACAAAATGCGAGATTGATCTTTTTTGTACTGGGAAGATATTGCGCGGCAAAATATCACTAACCCAAGCATATTAGGCTTTCAGCTTTCTCCCTCTTTGTCAGAAATCTATGTACCACCCTCAAAAAAGGCAGGGCTGTTTCATTCTTTCAAAGCCTCTTGAAAAACTGGGGACAAGGGAAGGAGAAATTCTTCTCTTGTCTCTTTTAGTCTCTGTAAGGCTTTTATAGGAATGAAACAGCCCTGAAAATGTGGGCAAAGAAGTTAACTTTTGCGATCAAACCTGATGTTTACAGAATTGTAGTTCTGAATGCCAGGTCAGTTATCTAAACTCTAGAGAATTTAGCTACGAGTCGATTCAACCCGTGCAAAAAATAGACCGCGAATCTTGACTTCTTTCGGTTCGCCAGCACCTAAGTCTGTATCAGATGGCTGTTCGCTCTCGAAAGTACCAGCAATTTCACCACTAGAACTATCAACTTTAGCGATTTGCAGAGAAATCTTTCCGTTAAGATTTTCAGCACGCTTGACGTTAGTGCGGGTAAGTTCTTCATCATCCGCTTGAGCGGGGAGAGCTACGGCATTATCGTAGCCACTGACGACACCACGACCTTTGGGATCTAGGAAGGCAGCACCACGATAGGAAGGAACTTTGAAAGTGCCTTCAAAGTCCGTAGAGGTGTTAATACTGCTCAAACTGGGTTGGGTTTGAGCAACCA contains:
- a CDS encoding RNA polymerase sigma factor SigF; translated protein: MPTTVTNELKHEIWQLLREYQQSRSENVRNQLVKLNFGLVRKEAHYWTNQCHETYDDLLQVGCLGLIRAIEKFELSKGHAFSSYALPYIRGEIQHYLRDKGVTVRIPRKWLALQQQAIGVSRSWREKHNRQPTDTELATALEISPNEWQEIKLAWINRAPLSLDVPIQDGEEGSTCLGELVPDPHYRSFQLAQEDQLRLQQALVQLEQRTRDVLECVFLQDLTQKQVAEHLGISVVTVSRRVKKGLDLMKQLMGVADD